In Chloroflexota bacterium, one DNA window encodes the following:
- the nuoI gene encoding NADH-quinone oxidoreductase subunit NuoI, whose protein sequence is MFNDAIALLKGFWTTVKYTTRPAVTIQYPDVKRKPADKYRGRHRLYKHDDGLERCIGCSLCAAACPSQAIYVQSAENDPARPVSPGERYAAVYEINMIRCIFCGFCEEACPVDAIKLGPEYELADFNRKDFVYTKEMLLDPANKAPRRQFHADVDRSTDSRGVHTTLGTVYRTHHPIGAPDTRPRSDPHGPAHGPGQAGEHGASPEGTGRGAH, encoded by the coding sequence ATGTTCAACGATGCGATTGCGCTGCTGAAGGGGTTCTGGACGACCGTCAAGTACACCACGCGGCCGGCCGTCACGATCCAGTACCCGGACGTGAAGCGCAAGCCTGCTGACAAGTACCGGGGCCGTCACCGCCTGTACAAGCACGACGATGGCCTGGAGCGGTGCATCGGCTGCAGCCTGTGCGCGGCGGCCTGCCCCAGCCAGGCGATCTACGTCCAGTCAGCCGAGAACGATCCGGCCCGCCCGGTCTCGCCCGGCGAGCGCTATGCCGCCGTCTACGAGATCAACATGATCCGCTGCATCTTCTGCGGCTTCTGCGAAGAGGCCTGCCCGGTCGATGCGATCAAGCTCGGGCCTGAGTACGAGCTGGCGGATTTCAACCGCAAAGACTTCGTCTACACCAAGGAGATGCTGCTCGATCCTGCGAACAAGGCTCCGCGCCGGCAGTTCCACGCCGACGTGGACCGCTCGACGGACTCGCGCGGCGTCCACACCACGCTCGGGACTGTCTACCGGACGCACCACCCGATTGGCGCGCCGGACACCCGCCCTCGCTCGGATCCGCACGGGCCGGCGCACGGGCCGGGTCAGGCTGGAGAGCATGGCGCTTCCCCTGAGGGGACTGGCCGGGGGGCGCACTGA
- the nuoK gene encoding NADH-quinone oxidoreductase subunit NuoK — MNAEVLVLATSAVLLAIGVVGALVRRNPIAMLMSIELMLNAANLLLVLAARVRGNVDGQAAALIVLVLAAAEAVIGLGVALALFRDRDTVDVDEPAEVAG; from the coding sequence ATGAACGCCGAAGTGCTGGTCCTGGCGACAAGCGCCGTCCTGCTGGCGATTGGCGTCGTCGGGGCGCTGGTCCGCCGCAATCCGATTGCGATGCTGATGTCTATCGAGCTGATGCTGAACGCGGCCAACCTGCTCCTGGTCCTGGCCGCGCGGGTGCGCGGCAACGTGGACGGGCAGGCTGCCGCGCTGATCGTCCTGGTCCTCGCCGCCGCTGAGGCGGTGATCGGTCTGGGCGTGGCGCTGGCGCTCTTCCGCGACCGCGATACCGTGGACGTGGACGAGCCAGCGGAGGTGGCCGGATGA
- a CDS encoding NADH-quinone oxidoreductase subunit L: MSDLLLWAFLFTLPGLLMTAVGVGRRPGAASQGGPAAIMVVALAALATGGHAELDLPGWLPFLPDGAFHLRVDALSAVMLAVVGAVSTCVYVFSLGYMEPEVEGDGNVRRFFCLLDFFVASMSILVLAGNIAVLLVGWTCVGISSFLLISFWNQKEGTLSAGLQALAANAVGDAALLVALVLVPAGCGDLTTLGTTACMAGPGGATLLALLILIAASAKSAQGPLYFWLPSAMAGPTPVSALIHAATMVAAGVYLLARTHSLMEAAPSIALATAVIGVLTAVIGGGLSLIQGNFKRGLAYSTVSQLGYMFAAVGFGVPFAAMFHLVTHASFKALLFLTAGVVIHALHGREKLADMGGLRKDLPGAYAAFLVGSLALIGLPFFSGGFSKDLIIDVAQSHDRLYPLLWGGLLAGAFLTGMYTGRLFFGVFHGPKRYHGTIHTPAGTMLWSLVPLAIGAVVLGYLEWPAPLLSNLLRGTAGEAEAIHFPTLIGLIPGVLGLAGFFIAGWRPSAQPVAATASAHAGEHYVEPLEPGVGWADWAADGSYAVAGAVARFQSGHLGRYILISVLGVAVILLVTLAGVSQMPGGVR; this comes from the coding sequence ATGAGTGACCTGCTGCTCTGGGCCTTCCTCTTCACGCTTCCTGGCCTCCTGATGACGGCGGTTGGCGTCGGCAGGCGGCCGGGCGCTGCCAGTCAGGGCGGTCCCGCCGCCATCATGGTGGTGGCGCTGGCAGCCCTCGCGACGGGCGGGCACGCCGAACTCGACCTGCCGGGCTGGCTGCCATTCCTGCCAGACGGCGCGTTTCACCTGCGGGTCGACGCCCTCTCGGCGGTGATGCTGGCCGTCGTGGGCGCGGTCTCGACCTGTGTCTACGTCTTCTCGCTCGGGTACATGGAGCCTGAGGTCGAGGGCGACGGCAACGTTCGGCGCTTCTTCTGCCTCCTGGACTTCTTCGTTGCCTCGATGTCGATCCTGGTGCTGGCCGGCAACATCGCGGTGCTGCTGGTCGGCTGGACGTGCGTCGGTATCTCCAGCTTCCTGCTGATCTCCTTCTGGAACCAGAAGGAGGGGACGCTCAGCGCCGGCCTCCAGGCGCTCGCCGCCAACGCCGTCGGCGACGCGGCGCTGCTGGTGGCGCTGGTGCTGGTGCCGGCCGGCTGCGGCGATCTGACCACACTCGGCACGACGGCCTGCATGGCCGGTCCGGGCGGGGCGACGCTGCTGGCGCTGCTGATCCTGATCGCCGCGAGCGCGAAGTCGGCGCAGGGGCCGCTCTACTTCTGGCTCCCGAGCGCCATGGCTGGCCCGACGCCGGTCTCGGCGCTGATTCACGCGGCGACGATGGTCGCGGCGGGCGTCTACCTGCTAGCCCGCACGCACTCGCTGATGGAGGCGGCCCCCAGCATCGCGCTGGCGACCGCCGTGATCGGCGTGCTGACGGCGGTGATCGGCGGCGGCCTCAGCCTGATCCAGGGCAACTTCAAGCGCGGCCTGGCCTACTCGACGGTCAGCCAGCTTGGCTACATGTTCGCGGCCGTCGGGTTCGGCGTGCCGTTCGCGGCGATGTTCCACCTGGTGACGCATGCGTCGTTCAAAGCCCTGCTGTTCCTGACGGCTGGCGTGGTCATCCACGCGCTGCACGGCCGGGAGAAGCTGGCCGACATGGGCGGCCTGCGGAAGGATCTGCCGGGCGCGTACGCGGCATTCCTGGTCGGCTCGCTCGCACTGATCGGCCTGCCGTTCTTCTCGGGCGGTTTCAGCAAGGATCTGATCATCGACGTGGCCCAGAGCCACGACAGGCTGTACCCCCTGCTCTGGGGCGGCCTGCTCGCGGGCGCGTTCCTGACGGGTATGTACACGGGCCGGCTGTTCTTCGGAGTCTTCCACGGTCCGAAGCGGTATCACGGCACGATTCATACGCCGGCCGGCACCATGCTCTGGTCGCTGGTCCCGCTGGCCATCGGCGCGGTGGTGCTGGGCTACCTGGAGTGGCCGGCTCCGTTGCTTTCCAACCTGCTTCGCGGGACGGCCGGCGAGGCCGAGGCGATCCACTTCCCGACGTTGATCGGGCTGATCCCGGGCGTGCTCGGGCTGGCCGGATTCTTCATCGCCGGGTGGCGGCCGTCGGCGCAGCCGGTCGCCGCGACGGCTTCCGCGCACGCTGGCGAGCACTACGTGGAGCCGCTGGAGCCGGGCGTCGGCTGGGCCGACTGGGCGGCAGACGGCAGCTACGCGGTGGCCGGGGCCGTCGCGCGTTTCCAGAGCGGCCACCTGGGCCGCTACATCCTGATCTCGGTGCTGGGCGTGGCAGTCATCCTGCTGGTCACGCTCGCGGGCGTCTCCCAGATGCCCGGGGGAGTGCGCTAG
- a CDS encoding NADH-quinone oxidoreductase subunit J — protein sequence MNDLFLPLAVACAVALVSALLVVMARRPVHAVVALLGHSLSIAALYLILGADMVAMGQILVYSGAIVVLFLFVVALLPQGGAEGAPGGARVLGGLVAGGALLAGIAAWLSLTAQLPPPAASAGGNVLEIGRSLFGRLLVPFELTAPLLLVAIVGAVAIWRRQERAA from the coding sequence TTGAACGATCTCTTTCTCCCGCTCGCCGTGGCCTGCGCGGTGGCCCTGGTGAGCGCCCTGCTGGTGGTCATGGCGCGACGCCCCGTCCATGCGGTCGTCGCGTTGCTGGGCCACAGCCTCTCCATCGCCGCGCTGTACCTCATCCTCGGCGCCGACATGGTGGCGATGGGTCAGATCCTGGTCTATTCAGGAGCGATCGTCGTCCTCTTCCTCTTCGTCGTCGCGCTGCTGCCCCAGGGCGGCGCTGAGGGTGCGCCGGGCGGCGCTCGGGTGCTCGGCGGTCTTGTGGCCGGCGGCGCGCTGCTGGCCGGAATCGCTGCCTGGCTCTCGCTGACCGCGCAGCTGCCGCCGCCGGCCGCGTCGGCTGGCGGGAACGTGCTGGAGATCGGCCGCTCGCTGTTCGGACGCCTGCTCGTGCCGTTTGAGCTGACTGCGCCGCTCCTGCTGGTGGCGATCGTCGGCGCGGTGGCGATCTGGCGGCGTCAGGAGCGAGCCGCATGA